CGCTGGCTATCTGGTGTCGGACATTGTCGCGCCAATCAACCGCAATCACATGAACCTTTCAGCGAATGTCGTCACCGCCATGCGCGCGGGCAAGCCGGTATTTGCCAGTACAGAAGGTTATGGAGCCTACATGATTGATCGGTTCGGCATCGGCCGGACGGTCTGCATTGACAGCTGGGACAAGGCCGGGGCGGCCTTTGAAGACGCCTTCCGCTTCGCAGAGACCTACACGCCGGATCCCCGGATGGATAAGGTCGCGGACTTCCACCGTACGGACAATTTCGCAGGTCAACTGATCCATGGGGACCGGCCCGGTGATGCGCTGCGTCCGATCATCGGCTGGACGGAAATCATCGGTCAAAGCGATCGGCGCATTGCGGCATAAAGCGGCTGTGCCGACCCGAGCTGTCAGGTGAAAAATCCTGAGAACAGCGCGTTGTAGACATAGGCGCCGATGAGACCGACCACGGCGCCGGCAGCAATGGCCAGGCCATAGGCCAGTTCCCGGCTGACGGACAGCACCTTCGCCGAATACAGGATCCAGTAAATATAGAAGAGCCGCAGGACGTCCTGCAGCGCGACGGCCCATAGTAGGCCGTACACACCCCACTGGTAGAAGGCCAAGGGTGCCCCGACAGCGATAGCGATCAGGCGCAGCACGTCATTGGTGAATTTGCTGCGCATCCGTTTCATGCTGATAAGATATTCCTCGCCGGGATAGACGAGGGCCGTCACCAGCGGCCGGAAGAACAGGATGGACAGGAACGCGCCGCCCTGCAGATAGCGATTATCAAACACCACTTCGACCAGCGCCGGGGACAGTGGTATCGCGGCCGCTGCGACGAAAGCGAAGACGAGGCGGATGCGGAGCATCGGGCCGTAATAGCTTTCGACCGTCGCGCCGGTTTCGCGGACGATCGACGACGTCTTGGCGAAGTAGATGCGGTTGAAATAGGACAGCATGAAGCGGTCAAGCGTCATCATGATCGTCAGGGTGAGGGCATAGATACCCGCCAGCTCCCCACTGAACAGCTTGACGACCATGAGTTTGTCGATCTGTGCCGCGGCCGCGAAGATGACCCCCGACGCCAGGATCCAGCCCGAGAAATTGAACACTTCCCCAGCGATCTTGTTATCCCAGCGCAGACGACGCCATGGATCGGGATAGCAGGCGTAGGAAATGACGAGGTTGAACGCGGTCATGAACACCATGCCGGCAATCAGCGCCCAGTGGGATCGCCACCAATAAGCCAGGACAACGACCACCAGCACGCGGAGGATCGTGGCGACCAGCTCCAGCGTTGAGTTCTTCCATTCCTTCTGCTGTCGGCGCGCAATCGGAATGCCGAACGATAAAAAGCCCCGAATGACCGGGCTCAGGGCCGCCACCTGCAAGGCTGGCCCGGCTAGGGGTTCGCCCATCCAGTCAGCGAGAGGATTGGCGAGCAGGAAGAAGATCGCCCCGAGAATGAACCCCCTGACCACCTGCATGGTGAACAGCGTGTCGAGGTATTTGGGATCAAGGCCATTCTCATGCCGAATGATGAAGGGGGTGAAGCCCATGTCGCTGAGCATTTCGCCGATGAACATGATCGACGTCACGAGCATCAAAATCCCGAACGCTTCCGGATAGAGCAGCCGCGCCAGGATGGCGTTGCTGCCGAACCGGATGAAGATCTGGGCAATGTGAGAACTGAACAGCACGCTGGTCGAGTTCACAAGGCGCCGTGCAGGGCCCAGATACGTCAAGGGTCGGGAGTTCATGTTTCTCATAAAGGCGCCAATCTGGCAAAATGGCGGCGCGAGGGGCGCACGCTTTGTATAACGGCAAACGGGCTCAGCAGCGATGCCGAGCCCGTCGTCTACTATGCGCCTTTTAAGTTAAGTACCAGTTCAACCTTTCGGCCCGGTCTCAGGCGTCGAGCCATTTCAGCATGCGTTTCAGCTGTTTGCGGTGCGCCCGGGCTTCGGCGGACAGATGGAAGTCGATGCCGGCAAGTCGATGACGGAGATCTTCGATCGCGCCCAAAATGGCCGCCCGCGCCACCGGGTCATAGACCGGGCTGTCCACCGAATAGATCAGCCGTTCCAGATAGGCGGTCTGAAGACCACGGCGGAATGTATTAGGCTCACCACCCAGATCGGCGCCGTAAATGACGGTGTTCAGATCCAGCAGCATTTCCGACGCGGAATAATCCCCGCCATAGACCGCGGAATCCGTCATTCGTTGCAAAACACGCGGATTGAGCAAATGGTCGATCACGCCCATCTGAATATTCAGCACACGGCCGTGAAGCTTTGGATCTTCCGTCCCGCCGCCAAAGCCAAAGCCCCGGCGCTGGTTCTGCAGGCGCGCGGCCAGTTCTTCCGACACCGCGAATGCATTCGGGGAAAAGACATAGGTGCCCAGGGCCTTCATGGCGTCTTTCTGCGTTTCGGCTGGAACGGGCGTGAAGGGGGCAGCATCGGTCTGACCCGGCGCAATCCGCTCCACATAGATGCCGCCGATCTGCCGCGACATGATCTGGGCCATGGTCGCCTGCTGACCACTGGCGACCAGATACCCCCGGACCAGCTTCTGCCAGCTGTCCTCATCACCATATTTGTCCAGCAGGCCATCAATTATGGTGTTGGCAAGTTTGATCCGGTCAATGCCGTACGCCACAGGGTCGGACGACATGTCGTTGATCATCACCCGGGGGTCGATGCCGCGGCCGGGTGCCCGCATGTCATCCGCATCATTGCCGAAGGCATATCC
This genomic stretch from Parvularcula sp. LCG005 harbors:
- a CDS encoding oligosaccharide flippase family protein, with the protein product MNSRPLTYLGPARRLVNSTSVLFSSHIAQIFIRFGSNAILARLLYPEAFGILMLVTSIMFIGEMLSDMGFTPFIIRHENGLDPKYLDTLFTMQVVRGFILGAIFFLLANPLADWMGEPLAGPALQVAALSPVIRGFLSFGIPIARRQQKEWKNSTLELVATILRVLVVVVLAYWWRSHWALIAGMVFMTAFNLVISYACYPDPWRRLRWDNKIAGEVFNFSGWILASGVIFAAAAQIDKLMVVKLFSGELAGIYALTLTIMMTLDRFMLSYFNRIYFAKTSSIVRETGATVESYYGPMLRIRLVFAFVAAAAIPLSPALVEVVFDNRYLQGGAFLSILFFRPLVTALVYPGEEYLISMKRMRSKFTNDVLRLIAIAVGAPLAFYQWGVYGLLWAVALQDVLRLFYIYWILYSAKVLSVSRELAYGLAIAAGAVVGLIGAYVYNALFSGFFT